In Musa acuminata AAA Group cultivar baxijiao chromosome BXJ2-10, Cavendish_Baxijiao_AAA, whole genome shotgun sequence, a genomic segment contains:
- the LOC135625281 gene encoding transcription termination factor MTERF15, mitochondrial-like — MAATTLRSVHRHNILLPFFETCRLRDLFFFSSSVDPAAAVGVTISPDPNFMVEYLVNSCGFSPSEAAKFSKPLARLRSTEKPDAVVHFMRSQGFDGAGIRKVISRNPNHLCVNVEKNLAPKFQFLRDLGLSESDIADAILKNDVILRLDVHRSLVPRLEMWESILGSRELVLKHLKKTRWFFFSSVEKTLHPNLKYLRDECGIPEERVSVVLRSHPQLISQKPESLRALVARADELGMPRQSRMFMRTLNALHYVTQERFEAKVELMRTFGWSESEFSSAVRKAPTFIGMSLDMLRRKVEFFINVVGYTPSFIADKSSLLLFSLQKRVIPRFRVTEMLKSKGLWTGKHKFTSILLFADTKFMEKFVLPHKENVPELLDILRVAGTWKGNDTLHLASEDEEGLS, encoded by the coding sequence ATGGCGGCTACGACGCTCCGCTCCGTACACCGCCACAATATCCTTCTGCCCTTCTTCGAAACCTGCCGCCTTCgagatctcttcttcttctcctcctctgtcgACCCTGCCGCCGCTGTAGGCGTCACCATTTCTCCAGATCCCAACTTCATGGTGGAATACCTCGTGAACTCCTGTGGGTTCTCCCCCTCCGAGGCAGCCAAGTTCTCTAAACCCCTTGCGCGCCTCCGATCCACCGAGAAACCCGACGCCGTCGTTCACTTCATGAGATCTCAGGGCTTCGATGGCGCCGGTATCAGAAAGGTGATATCTCGAAATCCCAATCACCTATGCGTGAACGTGGAGAAGAACTTGGCCCCGAAGTTTCAGTTCTTACGCGATTTGGGCTTATCGGAGTCGGATATCGCCGATGCCATCCTGAAGAACGATGTCATCCTGCGCCTCGACGTTCACCGTTCCTTGGTCCCCAGATTGGAGATGTGGGAAAGTATCTTGGGATCGAGAGAGCTCGTTCTCAAGCATCTCAAGAAGACAAGATGGTTTTTCTTCTCCAGCGTTGAGAAGACATTGCATCCTAACCTAAAGTACTTGAGGGATGAGTGCGGCATTCCTGAAGAAAGGGTCTCTGTCGTCTTGAGAAGTCACCCACAATTAATCTCACAGAAACCAGAGTCTCTCCGAGCTTTGGTGGCGAGAGCCGATGAGCTGGGGATGCCACGGCAATCTCGGATGTTCATGCGGACACTTAATGCTCTCCACTACGTAACCCAAGAAAGGTTCGAGGCCAAGGTCGAGCTCATGAGGACCTTCGGGTGGTCGGAGTCGGAGTTTTCTTCTGCTGTCAGGAAAGCACCCACCTTCATAGGCATGTCCCTCGATATGTTGCGCAGAAAAGTGGAATTTTTTATCAATGTGGTCGGTTACACCCCTTCCTTCATCGCCGACAAATCATCTCTCTTGCTATTTAGTCTGCAGAAGAGGGTCATTCCGCGGTTTCGTGTGACGGAAATGTTGAAATCGAAAGGGTTGTGGACTGGAAAACACAAGTTTACATCGATTCTCTTATTCGCAGATACCAAATTCATGGAGAAGTTTGTTCTCCCTCACAAAGAAAACGTTCCTGAGCTGCTTGATATTTTGAGAGTTGCTGGCACCTGGAAAGGAAATGATACCTTGCATTTGGCATCGGAGGATGAGGAAGGGCTTAGCTGA